The genomic region TGATCGTCGATGAAGCCATCATGATCGAACCGACCGAAACCGAGTCCAAACAAACGCTCGACCTCTTTGTCGACGCGATGAACAAGATCGCGGATGAAGCGGAGCGCGAACCCGAAAAACTGAAAAATGCTCCCTTCACGACCCCGGTGCGGCGGCTGGACGAAGTGAAGGCCGCGCGCGAACCGAATCTGCGATGGAGGCCGTCTCCGGATCTGACGCCAACATTACCCATGCGGGTCAAATGATGCCGGTCCCGCCTTTTCAAACGTCATCCCCCGCGGTTACAGGCGGGGGATCCATCATCGCCCTCAAAGACAATGATGGACCCCGGCCTACGGATTGCCGGGGTGACAAATTTAGAAAGCGCTCGCCCCCCTTATGGCGCATTCTCACCACTCCCCCCATGCAGGGCCGTGACACCATGGCTTACGACGAACAAACTCTCGAACAGCTTCAGCAAGGGGCCGCACCGGCGGTTCGTTTCTATCAATGGTTGTCCCCGACCATCAGCTTCGGACGTCTTCAAAAACAAGAACACATTCGTGACCTGATCCCGCAGGGTTGGAAGGCGGTCCAACGGCCAACAGGCGGTGGAATCGTTTTTCACGACCAGGATCTCTGCGTCTCCCTCTGCTGGCGGGAGGGCGATGCGCCGCTTCCAACACGGCTCAAGGAGGTTTATCCCTGGATCCACGGCATCATTCGCGAGGCGCTGGCCCCGTTCAGCGACCTCCAAATGGCCCGATGCGACGATTGCCAAACCGCAGAAACTCCTTTTCAGTCACGTCAATGTTTTACGGAACCCGTCGTCTTTGATCTCCTGAGAAAAGGAAAGAAAGTTGTCGGCGGCGCGTTGTGCCGGCGCGGCGACGCTTTTTTGTACCAGGGATCCATCCAGGGCTATCCGGTCCATTCGATTTTGCCTGCGCTGACATCCGCCTTTACCCGATGTCTCGCTTCCCCCGGATCCCGTCCATGATGAGCTGGCGCTATCGGTTGGTCATCGTGGTTCTGGCCCTGACCGCGTTTTGGCCGGTTCTTCATCTGGGATTTCTCTGGGATGACCATGTGATGATCGAAACCAATCCATCGATGACGCACTGGTCGCTTTCGGTCCTACGCGAAGACTTTACAACCGACGCGTTCCGCGGCCAGGGCGACGCCTACTACCGTCCAGCTCAGATCCTGACGAACCGCGTGGATTATACGCTCTGGGGTTTACGTCCCTTCGGCTATCACCTGACAAACCTTCTGACCCACGCGCTAAACGCGCTGTTGGCCGCTGAACTCGTTGCCGCGTTTGGATTTTCCGCTCTGGTGGCGCTCTCAACGGGCTGCCTGCTCGCTGTCCATCCCATCGTTGTGGAACAGTTGATGATCGTGGCCGGCCGGGCTGAGTTGTTCGGTTTATGCTTCACGCTTCTGACGCTGCTCGTCCTGTTTAGAAAAGGCGTCCCTTCAGCGACGACAGCCTCTTTCCTCTTCTTTATGGGTCTCTTATATAAGGAAAGCGTCCTGGTTCTTCCCCTTCTGGCTGTCCTGTGCTTTGCGCTGCGCCGGGAGCGGGCGGAACGATACCTTCGGATTCTCTGGCTTTTGCCGGTTATTCCTGTTTATCTGTGGCTCAGGCACCATGCCGTTGGCCCTGTCGCCTTAGCCATCGATCCCCACTTGGCGTCGATTTTCTTTTTTAAAGCTTTCCCGCAGGTTCTTCTACGCTATCTGACGCTGCTTGGCTTTCCTTGGAATCTGCACTCGCACCGCATGATGCCTTCTCTAACCCACTGGTGGCCCGCGCTCTTCGTACTGCTCATCGGCTTGGCCGCCGGACTGATTTGGAAGCGGCGAAAAACCGGCCTTTTTTGTCTGGCCTGGTTTATCGTCTGTCTGTTGCCCAAGACACCGATCATGATGACTGGTAATTTCACGCTGGATCACTGGGTGTATCCCGGAGCCATCGGTGTCTTTCTACCTTTGTCGATTTTCTTCGCCGCTCAGTGGGACCGGCGGGACCAGCGGATTCACCGATGGATGGGTCTGCTGTTCTTCCCTCTTCTGATCGCGTGGGCGCTGATGTCCCGGTTGAACATTGAGCTGCGCGGAACCGATGAGAAGATGTACCGATGGGCGCTTCATTTCACGACCTCTCACCCGATCCAGCAAAACCTGGGCATTACCCTCCTTCAGCAGGGCCGCGCGCTGGAGGCCATCCCCTTTCTTGAAAATGTGCGCGCGGTCTACCCGGAAGACGCGCGCAATACCTTTATCCTGGCCAGGGCCTATTCCGAGGCCGGCTACCCGCAGGCGGCTTATTCGCTGCTCAAAATTCTCGCTCACCGCCAACCGCCGTACGAGCCCGCGCTTCGCATTTTATCGACGATCAAACAACCCTGATATTTTTTTGTTGACAGGTATAATATATTCCAATACAATCTCACCTGATGGAATCAGAAAGGGTCAATTAGATTCACTTATGTCCCATTTAAACATTTACGTATCACGCGACCGCGAAAAGTGGCTGCGGGAACAGCTGGAAGAAATCGCCAGGACGGAAAACCGCTCGTTGTCCTACATCGTAGAGGAAGCGCTCGTGCATTTTGTGCGGGATAGCGGAAGAAAGATCCCTCTGGATAAAAGAAAGGACCACCGAAGCCGTGTTACCCAATAAACGCGCTACAGGGTATCGTCTTTTAGCGGTTTCCTTTTTCTGGATTGTCCCCCTCCTTGTGCAAGCCGCCCCGGAACCGTTCGGACGTCAGGATTTCAGCCGCATTACGTTTTCGGGCCATTGCCATCAACAGCAGTGGTCGAGAACTCCGGATAATACTCTGAGTCTGGCGCTGTCGGCCACGCCGGACGGACCCTGTTCGGTCGAACTGTTTTTTAATGATGTATTGGATGTCACGAAGCGCTCCGCCCTGACGTTTGAAACGCGCGCTACGGTGGATCAGCAGCCGATCGCCGTCGGCATATCCGAGAACGAAGAAGACGCCGCCCGCATAAGCCAATACCTGGCCCCCCGCGATTGGCAATCCGACGGGTTGAGACTGGCGCACATCCAGGATGGGTGGTCCCCCACCAAGCTGGCCCGTTTGTCATTCAGCGTTTTTCCTCCCGCTCAAGGGAACAAGCCAGCGATCCTTTTCGTGCGGAATATCCGTTTTGTTCCCGGACCTTTTGCGTCACGCGGTGAAGCCGTTTCTTCAAAACCTGCTGCACCCCCCTCGCCCGCCTCCGAAGAACCGATCATCGTCCAGATGGACGAACCGGCGGTCGTCCGTGTGACCCCTGTCCCGACGGACAATCACCGGCTTTCCAGGCTCGTCACCCGTTTTTATCCCATTCACATAACCCGATCGGCCGCCATGGCCCTTTCCGCAGGCGCGGTCTGGGTGACTGGAGCTTTTTGGATTCTGTCGCGCCGGCGGCGGCTCCCGCTCCCCCACTTATCACCTCTCTATGAAATGAACTGCCGCACGTGGAAAAGCCAACGGGACACCGAGGGGGTTCTCCATATCGGAGGGTTTAACAAAATTACGCTGGCCGACTTAAAAGCGATCAAAACCGACGGATTCAGCAGCATCTGGTTCATGGGCATCTGGGAAATTGGCGCCAAAGTTCGTCACATTTCACGCCGCTATGGAAACGATTACGCCGGCTCCCCCTTCGCCATCAGCGACTACCGGGTCTCGGAGGAGTTGGGAACGGAGGAGGATTTCCTTCAGTTGATCGACCGGGCGCATGCCGCGGGACTGAAAGTCATTCTCGATTTTGTCCCGAATCACATGGGACTCGACAGCGTGTGGCTCAATGACCATCCCGAGTATTTTATTCACCAGACCTTGAGCACAGAGGAAGCCCAACTGCCGGACTCGGATCTGGAATGCCGCTATCCCGGTTACTTCGTCTACCGGACGCCTTTCTATCCGCAAGGGAACACCCGGGCCCCCCGAACGATTATGGTCGCCTATGGGAAAGATCCCTACTTTTACCCCTGGATTGATACCGCTCAACTGGATTACGCACAACCCAGCCTGCGCCGCCGGATGATCGATGTCCTCTCGCAATGGGCGAAAGTCGCCGACGGGGTCCGCTGCGACATGGCGATGCTGGTCCTGCGCGAGCAAATCAAGGTCCACCGGCACCCGGAGATGAACTGGGACACCTTCAACCGCCTGATGCCGGAAGAGTTCTGGACCGAGGCCATTCGCCGGGTCAAGCGGATTAACCCGTCCTTTGTCTTTATCGCTGAAACGTATTGGTCCATGGAAGGCCATCTGCAACATCTGGGCTTTGACTACACCTACAACAAACCGCTCTACGAAGCCATGTGTCATACGTTCCACTCCGGTCACGCCGAAGGCCTGTTGAATTTCTTGCGGGTCCTGGGAACTGACTTCCTGAAGAAAGGCGTGCATTTTCTCGAAAATCACGATGAAGAGCGGGCGATGAACATACTCGGCGAAGATCGCCAACGCGCGGCCGCCACCATGCTGAGCACGCTTCCCGGGATCGCACTCATTCATCAGGGACAGATGGAAGGCAAACGGGAACGCCTGCCGGTTCAACGCGTCGTTCCACTCCACCAGGAAGCCGTGAACACCAAACTTCAAAGTTTTTACTCGCGTCTTCTGGAAGTCACGTCCCTGCCGGTTTTCCGCAACGGGCGCCTGCACGTGCTCTACAGCAACAACCCGGCCTTCGTGACCTACACCCGGACCAATGATGAGATGCAGGCACTGGTCGTCATCAATTCATCGAACCGGTACCAGAAAGGAAGCGTGTTTCTGAATCCGGGGCTTAAGTTGAAAACCGGCGCTCCTTACAAGCTCTACGATCTTTTTTATGAATTAAAAACCTTGGACGTCCGCCGCCATCCCTCCATACAACCCAGCTACTGTTACCCGGCCGCCGCCCTGATCAATCAAGGACTTTACGTGGAACTGAATGCGCATGACGCGCACATTTTTCTCTTCGAACCCCGCACGTCCTACAAAGCCAAGGAAAAGTTCCATCAACTCCTGCGGGGTCTTAACCAGGAATGGCCGCTGCCGCGCGTCGCCAGACGTCTGCTGGGCCCGGCGCTCATCCGCTCGACGGATCAAGCCCTTCACGAGGCGACCTCTCCGGAGAACCGATAGCGCCAGATCGAACCCGCTTTGCCCGCCAACCCTGCGCCCCGCTTTCATCGGCGGGGCCTGCCTTTTTGAGCGCCCAGGCCGCGGTTTCGCGAATTACGGGGTGAGGATCCTTCGTGAGGTTCTGCAATTGCGGGATGAGGTCCGACCGCCGGAGATGAACAGCCGCCACACAAGCGTTTCTCAAAAGCCCATGCCGCCGGGCTCTCTTCAGGGACGTGCTCCCGAAGCGTTTTTCAAAGGCCTCATCATCCCGAATGTCCAGCAGGTCTTTTAAAGTCACCCTTTCAACACCACCAGTCTGAGAAAAATGCGTTTGTGTCGCTGCTTTTCGGCGGTTCTGCGGGCAAACCTCCTGACAGATATCACAACCGAAAATCCAGCCCTGCATCCGGGCCCGAAGCGCGGGCTCCAGAGATTCCTTCAATTCGATGGTCAGATAGGCGATACAGCGGCGGGCATCCAACACATGCGGTGAGGTAATCGCTTCGGTTGGACACGCGTCGATGCAACGCCTGCAGTTACCACACGATCGCGTATCCGGCGCATCCACGGGAAGATCTACGGTGGTCAGGACCACCGCCAGGAACACCCAGGATCCAAGACCTCGCGTAATGAGCGACGTATTTTTGCCGATAAAACCCAGCCCCGCCCGCTGAGCCAGCGCACGCTCCAGCAGCGGTCCGGTATCCACGCTGGTGCGGCACTCCGCCCCGGGGACCATCGCGCACACGTAACGCGCCAAACTGTCCAAGCGTTTCTGCATAATGGGGTGATAGTCCTTTCCCCACGCGTAACGGGAGATCTTTCCCTCCCGTGAGATGTCATTGCCCGAATAATAATCCATCGCCAGAACAATAACGCTTTTGGCCCCGGGTAAATGGTCTGACGGACGAGCCCGTCGGCGCGGATTACGCTCCAGATAGCGCATGGTTCCCGCCTTGCCCTCCGAGATCCAGCGTTCCAGATACGCGCCGGCATTCTCGAGAGATGCCGCGGAGGTCACTCCCATCCGGTCAAATCCAAGAGACCGGGCATAGGCCATGAGTTGGTCTTTAAGAGAAGACATGAACCTGAATCCCTCCTGAAAACATACCGTTCGTCATTCCCCGCGATCACTGGCGGGGAATCTATGGAGCTGTTTCAGCGATGATAGACCCCCGACAGAGACACTCGGGGGTGACGACCTCAATTAATGCCGGACCATCGTCAGGAAGTCATCGAGAGTTCGCGCCCGTAGAAAAGGGTTTTTGTTCTTTTCCTCACCGAGTGTCCGGCTGGGTACGGCACCGTAGTCATGGCCGGGATAAAGGAGGGTCGCCTCATCCATTTTTTTCAGCCGGGTGAGGCTTTCATACATATCGCGTGGATTTGAATCAGGAAGATCGCAACGCCCGATGGTCCCCACAAACAGCGTATCACCGGTCAAGAGAATCGGCTCATTTCCGTGGCGACGATCGATCCACCAGCACCGCGAATCCTTTGTGTGCCCCGGAGTCGGGATCGCTTGAATACGAATTTTCCCAACGATCACCTCCCGGGTGGTGTTCGCGACAACCGTGGCATGGGTCTGCACGACAAGTTCGTCCACCCCGTTCACGTGATCAAAATGCCCGTGTGTCAACAAGATGTAGGTAATCCGATAACCGTCCTGTTTGGCCTGCTGCAGAATAGCCGGAACATCCCATGCCGGATCCACGACAGCGGCTTCGTGCGTCTCCGGATCGCCGGCCAGGTAAACGAAATTTTCCATCGGTCCCAACAGGAGTTGTTTCAGGTAGAGAGACATAATCACCCTTCTGACAAGCCGTACCTTGTCGTCATTCCCCGCGGTCTCTGGCGGGGAATCTATCATTCAAACGAGATGATTGGATCCCCGGCCAGTGACTGCCGGGGATGACATACGGGTTTAATACAGCAAAAACGCTTTTCGGTCGGACAGAAATTGCTCGGCACTTTTATGGAAGACCTCCAGGATCTCCGCCGCCGGCCTGTTCTGCTGGTAGAGATGCTCGAAATCCTGTGATCCGGTCACCCGGGCGACTTCCAGCCATCGCAACTGAAAGTCTTTGGGAGACAATTCCCGCAGGAGGCACGCGATCTGGGCAAACAGGTCGACGGGCCGCACCTGCTGCGGATCGATCACGACGATGCGCACCCCGGAACACAAGCGACTTTCATAGAGATCCTTCTCTGGTGAGAAAATCGTCGGGAGAAATGTCACCCCCGGCAGCTTCAATTGATTCAGGCGCTCGGCCAGGAGTTTGCCGTTCATCCAGGGCGCCCCGATATGCTCAAAAGGCGTGTCCGTCCCGCGACCAACTGAAACGTTCGTCGCTTCAAACATGCCGATCCCGCTGTAGAGGAGCGCGGCAACGGGATTTTGAATATTGGGCGATGGAGGAATGAATGTCAACCCGGTTTCAGACCATGGTTCTTCCCGTTTCCAACCCGTGACCGGAATCACTTGAAGGTTGGCATTCAAATTAGCTGTTTTGTTATACCACCCGGCCAGCTCCCCCGCGGTAAAGCCATGGCGCACGGGAATACTGTAGTAAGCGGTGAAATGGCGGATGCGCGGATCCAGGACTTGTCCTTCGACGATGGCGCCTCCCAACGGGTTCGGGCGGTCCAGCACCATAAAGGTTATCCCGCGTTTGGCCACGGCCTCCATCGCCATTCCCATCGTGGCGAGATACGTGTAATAGCGAACCCCCACATCCTGCATATCGAAAATCAGAACATCCATCGCATTGAGCATCTCCGGAAGCGGACGCTGGGTCGCCCCATAAAGGCTGTAGACGGGAAGATGGATTTTCGGGTCAACGGTATCCCCGATCGGCTGGCCATGTTCGCTCGTGCCGCGAATCCCATGCTCAGGAGAGAACAGCGCAATCAATTTCACGCCGGGCACTTTGGCTAACAGGTCGGCGGTGCTTGGCCCCCGGGACGACACACCGGTCTGGTTGGTAATGAGCCCCACCTGCTTCCCCTTCAAAGGAGCAAATTGTTGATTTTTCAGATTATCGATACCGAAAAGGACGGGGGTTTTTTCAACCGGCGCCGCGGCAGCAGGAGAGGAACCCATCAGGAAGGTCAGAGAAGCGATAGTGATGACAACGATCGTGCGCACGAGTCTATTATAACCCGAAGCTTCGGTTCGTCCGAATTCTTCGAATGGATTTATCTCTGCCGTCATCCCCCGCGGACTCTGGCGGGGGATCCAGACATGGACGTAACGGCTGCTTGGACCCCCGACAGAGACACTCGGGGGTGACGATCACAAAGGCGCTCGGGGTGACGACGTAAGGTGACCTCGGGGGTGACGTCAACAAAATGTTTCCGGTTAGGTCGGCAGGCTTCGGAGCGTGAGCAGCCAGCGAAGCTCATGGTCCAGATCGGATAAGGATCGATAGCTCATCTCAGCCAGCGAACGGTTGGCCAACAAAATGTCCGCGCCTCGATTGCGCCAGGCGTCCGAAGCGCTTTGGGAGATGACCTGGAGAAGCTGCCTGAAATTCCCCATCGCGTGGTACTGTTTCCGATCGCCCAGGATGGAATAATCCAATTGCCGCCCATCCAGGCGATAGCGAGCGTCGGGCAAACGGGTTATCAAATCCAGATAGACATGCGTTTCCGAATGATGCTGCTTCGTCTCAACGGTTTGTTTTTTGGGACCGATGGATAGGGGAAGGCCTGTGGCCAGAAAAACTCCGGCGCTGGCCACGCGCTGCCCGATGCTGGGCCCCTCCTGGCGGGTCACGGTGGTTGTGGAATCCTCCTCGAACACGCACGCCCCGAGCAGCCAGAGGTCTTTCATCGGAATATCCAAGGCGTGGCCCCCGGCCGGCGTTACGGTGAGATGGTCTTTGGAAAGGACCAGCTGTGAAACAGAAACAGCAGACGGCGGCGAGACCACTTGAGAGGGATTGACCATCCGAACAACCACTCCCAGCGTAGTAAATTGATTTTCCCACTCAACAGCCACACCCTCATCGACAGCCTCTATGATGAGACCCCACTGCGTGCGGGCCTGTTGAGCCGCATCGGCCAACGGGATCCGGCGGATTTTTGAGAGGGCTTGAGCAACCTTGGAGAAATCGAGAGCGTGCGGGTCGGCCAGTAAGATGGCCTTCATGAAGCCTGCGGCCGGGAACGTCGATGAATCTTTTGAATCAGCTCCTTCGCCCGTTTGGACATGACAGGATCCGTTCCTTCCGCCAGCGGCTGAAGCGCGGGGAGCGCCTCCGGCCCGATGGTGAGGATGGCCTTGGCCGCTTCTTCGCTCAAAACGGTGTAAGGATCATTCAGCTCCTGAACCAGTCCGGGAAGGCCGGGTAATCCCAGTTCCCCCAGAGCTTGAATCGCCTTCTGCCGAAGCGCGGGGTTGGGATCCTTCAAAACAACGGCTAATTCCGCGGCCGCCGCACCCGGCGCTTCACGCATGGCGCCCAGGCTTTTGATCGCTGCCGCACGAATGTCCGGCTGCGGATCGCCTAAAGCCACCTTCAAGATGGCCAGTCCGGCATCCGACGACTTGGAAAGAAGGCCGGCGGCCTCGACCACCCGAAGACGGACAGCGGGGCTGGTATCTCGGATTGAATTCTCAAGGACCGGCATCGCTTCCTGGATGGGGATATCCGACTGACCCAAAAGAGCGATGATGTCCTGCCGTACGTTTTCATCCGTTTCATGCAGGGCCCGGATAAATCCGGGCATCGATTCCGGGCTGCCCTTTCCGATTTGAGCCAGGGCCCGGTCCGCTTTCGCCCGAACGACCGCTTCTTTATCGTTGCGTTCGATCATGACGAGCGGACCCAAAGCGGCTTTGGCTCCGGACGCGAGCTGCCCGAGCGCATCGATCGCCGCCGATCGCACCCCTTCATCCAGATCATCCAGAGCCGCCAGAAGAGCTGGGATCACAGTCGCCGGGAGCGGTTGGATTTGGCTGAGAGCCGTGGCCGCATCTGCCCGCAAAAACACGCTCTCGTCGCGCTTCAACTCCAGGAGAAGCGGGGAAACCGCCTCCGGCCCGCACTTTCCTAACGTGACAATCAGAATTTTTCGATGCGCTTCCGGTTCCCGGCGAAGCGCCTCCGAAAGGGCCGGCACCGCGTCAGCGCCCAGCTGGATTAACGTAATTTCCGCTGCCGTGCGGACGTCCGGCTGGGCATCTTTCAGCAAATCCACCAGAGTGGGGGCCGCTCGCTTGGCGTTTGGCCCCAAACGCCCCAGGATTTCAGCGGACCGCTGACGCACGAAGAAGTTCGAATCCCCCAACGCTTTCTGGAGCGGTTTGACCGCGCCAGGCCCTATCTTGATAAGGGCTTCGGAAACCATGGGATAAACAGCGGGGTCGTCATAGCGCAGGGCTTCGACGAGATCAAAAACCACGCCTTCCGCTGCCGGCCCCAGGCGGGAAAGCACCCCCGCGGCCTGGCGCGCGGAAACCGCATCCTTATTCAACGGCTGGGCCAAAGCCAGCGCCAGCTGTTTCCTTTCATCCAAAGACAACCGCTCGATCTCGCTCAGCGCCTGGTTTTCAGTATCGGAATTACCCGACAGCAACCGCTCACGCCATCCCGCCGCATTAAAGGAAGCCGCCAGAACGGACCCGCAAAAACCAATCAAAAATAAAGTTTGAACATGAAATCTTCTCATGGATTGCTATCATACAATTTCAGTGAGAGACCTCATGCGACTGGACTCCTCCAAAATCTGGACCCTTCTGGCCATTCTCTGGCTTCTGGCTTTCGGTTATGAAACCGTTCTCATCGCCCGGCAGATCGCGGCCTGGTGGAGCACGCACGAACGCGTTGAAAGGGTGACCCGGCTTCTCCAGGAGAATGCCGGCGAAGTCATCCGTCTGACCCGCGGCATTCGGGATCAATCCGATGAAATCACGTTTCTCCAGAAACTGATCGATGTCATCCCTCAGGAAAAAGGGTTCGTCCGCACGCAGCGGGCCATCGCCGATGAAGTCAACACCCTGCGCGTCAAAATCGGAAGGCGAATTCATGACGATCTTCATATCCTGGTCGACACCCGCGCCAACAAACTCTATGTCAAAAAGGGACTTGGACTGCTCTGGCAAGCGGACTGTTCCGTGGGTCGCGGCGGGTTTT from Elusimicrobiota bacterium harbors:
- a CDS encoding alpha-amylase family glycosyl hydrolase, with the protein product MLPNKRATGYRLLAVSFFWIVPLLVQAAPEPFGRQDFSRITFSGHCHQQQWSRTPDNTLSLALSATPDGPCSVELFFNDVLDVTKRSALTFETRATVDQQPIAVGISENEEDAARISQYLAPRDWQSDGLRLAHIQDGWSPTKLARLSFSVFPPAQGNKPAILFVRNIRFVPGPFASRGEAVSSKPAAPPSPASEEPIIVQMDEPAVVRVTPVPTDNHRLSRLVTRFYPIHITRSAAMALSAGAVWVTGAFWILSRRRRLPLPHLSPLYEMNCRTWKSQRDTEGVLHIGGFNKITLADLKAIKTDGFSSIWFMGIWEIGAKVRHISRRYGNDYAGSPFAISDYRVSEELGTEEDFLQLIDRAHAAGLKVILDFVPNHMGLDSVWLNDHPEYFIHQTLSTEEAQLPDSDLECRYPGYFVYRTPFYPQGNTRAPRTIMVAYGKDPYFYPWIDTAQLDYAQPSLRRRMIDVLSQWAKVADGVRCDMAMLVLREQIKVHRHPEMNWDTFNRLMPEEFWTEAIRRVKRINPSFVFIAETYWSMEGHLQHLGFDYTYNKPLYEAMCHTFHSGHAEGLLNFLRVLGTDFLKKGVHFLENHDEERAMNILGEDRQRAAATMLSTLPGIALIHQGQMEGKRERLPVQRVVPLHQEAVNTKLQSFYSRLLEVTSLPVFRNGRLHVLYSNNPAFVTYTRTNDEMQALVVINSSNRYQKGSVFLNPGLKLKTGAPYKLYDLFYELKTLDVRRHPSIQPSYCYPAAALINQGLYVELNAHDAHIFLFEPRTSYKAKEKFHQLLRGLNQEWPLPRVARRLLGPALIRSTDQALHEATSPENR
- a CDS encoding L,D-transpeptidase, which produces MRLDSSKIWTLLAILWLLAFGYETVLIARQIAAWWSTHERVERVTRLLQENAGEVIRLTRGIRDQSDEITFLQKLIDVIPQEKGFVRTQRAIADEVNTLRVKIGRRIHDDLHILVDTRANKLYVKKGLGLLWQADCSVGRGGFLKDKVTGRRWEFVTPRGQFEILGKIEKPIWTKPDWAFVENGEIIPPPDDLKRQVEGELGAYVLNLGDGYLIHGTKNEALLGRSVSHGCVRLGAEDLKRLYETVPRGVRVYIY
- a CDS encoding DUF1343 domain-containing protein; this translates as MRTIVVITIASLTFLMGSSPAAAAPVEKTPVLFGIDNLKNQQFAPLKGKQVGLITNQTGVSSRGPSTADLLAKVPGVKLIALFSPEHGIRGTSEHGQPIGDTVDPKIHLPVYSLYGATQRPLPEMLNAMDVLIFDMQDVGVRYYTYLATMGMAMEAVAKRGITFMVLDRPNPLGGAIVEGQVLDPRIRHFTAYYSIPVRHGFTAGELAGWYNKTANLNANLQVIPVTGWKREEPWSETGLTFIPPSPNIQNPVAALLYSGIGMFEATNVSVGRGTDTPFEHIGAPWMNGKLLAERLNQLKLPGVTFLPTIFSPEKDLYESRLCSGVRIVVIDPQQVRPVDLFAQIACLLRELSPKDFQLRWLEVARVTGSQDFEHLYQQNRPAAEILEVFHKSAEQFLSDRKAFLLY
- a CDS encoding tetratricopeptide repeat protein; its protein translation is MMSWRYRLVIVVLALTAFWPVLHLGFLWDDHVMIETNPSMTHWSLSVLREDFTTDAFRGQGDAYYRPAQILTNRVDYTLWGLRPFGYHLTNLLTHALNALLAAELVAAFGFSALVALSTGCLLAVHPIVVEQLMIVAGRAELFGLCFTLLTLLVLFRKGVPSATTASFLFFMGLLYKESVLVLPLLAVLCFALRRERAERYLRILWLLPVIPVYLWLRHHAVGPVALAIDPHLASIFFFKAFPQVLLRYLTLLGFPWNLHSHRMMPSLTHWWPALFVLLIGLAAGLIWKRRKTGLFCLAWFIVCLLPKTPIMMTGNFTLDHWVYPGAIGVFLPLSIFFAAQWDRRDQRIHRWMGLLFFPLLIAWALMSRLNIELRGTDEKMYRWALHFTTSHPIQQNLGITLLQQGRALEAIPFLENVRAVYPEDARNTFILARAYSEAGYPQAAYSLLKILAHRQPPYEPALRILSTIKQP
- the queG gene encoding tRNA epoxyqueuosine(34) reductase QueG — translated: MSSLKDQLMAYARSLGFDRMGVTSAASLENAGAYLERWISEGKAGTMRYLERNPRRRARPSDHLPGAKSVIVLAMDYYSGNDISREGKISRYAWGKDYHPIMQKRLDSLARYVCAMVPGAECRTSVDTGPLLERALAQRAGLGFIGKNTSLITRGLGSWVFLAVVLTTVDLPVDAPDTRSCGNCRRCIDACPTEAITSPHVLDARRCIAYLTIELKESLEPALRARMQGWIFGCDICQEVCPQNRRKAATQTHFSQTGGVERVTLKDLLDIRDDEAFEKRFGSTSLKRARRHGLLRNACVAAVHLRRSDLIPQLQNLTKDPHPVIRETAAWALKKAGPADESGAQGWRAKRVRSGAIGSPERSPREGLDPSSG
- a CDS encoding MBL fold metallo-hydrolase, which translates into the protein MSLYLKQLLLGPMENFVYLAGDPETHEAAVVDPAWDVPAILQQAKQDGYRITYILLTHGHFDHVNGVDELVVQTHATVVANTTREVIVGKIRIQAIPTPGHTKDSRCWWIDRRHGNEPILLTGDTLFVGTIGRCDLPDSNPRDMYESLTRLKKMDEATLLYPGHDYGAVPSRTLGEEKNKNPFLRARTLDDFLTMVRH
- a CDS encoding HEAT repeat domain-containing protein, whose translation is MRRFHVQTLFLIGFCGSVLAASFNAAGWRERLLSGNSDTENQALSEIERLSLDERKQLALALAQPLNKDAVSARQAAGVLSRLGPAAEGVVFDLVEALRYDDPAVYPMVSEALIKIGPGAVKPLQKALGDSNFFVRQRSAEILGRLGPNAKRAAPTLVDLLKDAQPDVRTAAEITLIQLGADAVPALSEALRREPEAHRKILIVTLGKCGPEAVSPLLLELKRDESVFLRADAATALSQIQPLPATVIPALLAALDDLDEGVRSAAIDALGQLASGAKAALGPLVMIERNDKEAVVRAKADRALAQIGKGSPESMPGFIRALHETDENVRQDIIALLGQSDIPIQEAMPVLENSIRDTSPAVRLRVVEAAGLLSKSSDAGLAILKVALGDPQPDIRAAAIKSLGAMREAPGAAAAELAVVLKDPNPALRQKAIQALGELGLPGLPGLVQELNDPYTVLSEEAAKAILTIGPEALPALQPLAEGTDPVMSKRAKELIQKIHRRSRPQAS